From the Platichthys flesus chromosome 6, fPlaFle2.1, whole genome shotgun sequence genome, one window contains:
- the LOC133955712 gene encoding uncharacterized protein LOC133955712 has translation MVDRSIALEALGALCNGNVTSVQQQAGLSSKNPQVGPRQNLSIKLLIPTVVDGDEHSQASRSSFYHIKSILEPSGRAASPALDKSVVAVKKNLIIDEDEFFAPQYNYDFTKLTQTETYWRGGEKYERPCGWYRFGLKVLDKYPGTTWLGTTYRGTQSSPGEWPVSYHGTSKTGAEGIIGDHYEPGPGQAYGRGIYSTPDIGVANQYAKTFTSSKNGKTYKVVLQNRINPEYRKKYVNDLYWLVPIPKGKSEDEEQEMVERAIRPYGLLLKEV, from the exons ATGGTTGATAGAAGCATTGCACTGGAGGCTCTGGGAGCACTCTGCAACGGCAACGTGACGTCTGTCCAGCAACAAGCTGGTTTGTCCAGTAAGAACCCTCAAGTGGGACCACGGCAGAATCTGTCCATCAAGCTTCTCATCCCGACTGTCGTTGACGGAGATGAACACTC CCAAGCGTCAAGATCCAGCTTCTACCACATCAAGTCCATCCTGGAACCCAGTGGTCGAGCTGCCTCCCCCGCACTGGACAAGTCGGTTGTTGCTGTTAAGAAGAATCTCATTATAGATGAGGACGAATTCTTTGCCCCACAGTATAACTATGATTTCACCAAGCTGACTCAAACCGAGACCTattggagaggtggagagaagtATGAGCGTCCATGTGGTTGGTACCGATTTGGTCTCAAG GTGCTGGACAAGTATCCTGGGACTACCTGGCTGGGAACAACGTACCGTGGCACTCAGTCGAGCCCAGGGGAGTGGCCTGTGTCTTACCACGGGACATCAAAGACTGGTGCCGAAGGCATCATAGGAGATCACTACGAG CCAGGACCAGGTCAGGCCTATGGCAGGGGGATTTACTCCACACCGGACATAGGTGTGGCGAACCAATACGCCAAAACATTCACCTCCAGCAAGAATGGCAAGACGTACAAGGTGGTTCTGCAGAATCGAATCAACCCTGAGTACAGAAAGAAGTACGTTAACGACCTCTACTGGCTGGTCCCCATCCCAAAGGGAAAAtcagaagatgaagagcaggagatGGTAGAGAGGGCCATCCGTCCTTATGGCCTTCTGCTAAAAGAGGTTTAA
- the LOC133955627 gene encoding uncharacterized protein LOC133955627, whose protein sequence is MVDRSIALEALGALCNGNVTSVQQQASPAGLSRSKLQVGPQQNLSIKLLIPTVVDGDEHSEVSRSCFNSIKFILDGSGGSDFPELDEAVVMIQKNLIMDEDEFFAPQYDYDFKNLTETETYWRGGEKYERPCGWYRFGLKVLDKYAGTTWLGTTYRGTQSSPGEWPVSYHGTSKTGAEGIIGDHYKPGPGQAYGRGIYSTPDISEANRYAKTFTSSKNGKTYKVVLQNRINPEYRKKYVNNLYWLVPIPKGNSEDEEQEMVERAIRPYGLLLKEV, encoded by the exons ATGGTTGATAGAAGCATTGCACTGGAGGCTCTGGGAGCACTCTGCAACGGCAACGTGACGTCTGTCCAGCAACAAGCATCACCAGCTGGTTTGTCCAGAAGTAAACTTCAAGTGGGACCACAGCAGAATCTGTCCATCAAGCTTCTCATCCCGACTGTCGTTGATGGAGATGAACACTC CGAAGTGTCAAGATCCTGCTTCAACTCCATCAAGTTCATCCTGGACGGCAGTGGTGGATCTGACTTTCCCGAACTGGACGAGGCGGTTGTTATGATCCAAAAGAATCTCATAATGGATGAGGATGAATTCTTTGCCCCACAGTATGACTATGATTTCAAAAACCTGACTGAGACTGAGACCTattggagaggtggagagaagtATGAGCGTCCATGTGGTTGGTACCGATTTGGACTCAAG GTGCTGGACAAGTATGCTGGGACTACCTGGCTGGGAACCACGTACCGTGGCACTCAGTCAAGCCCAGGGGAGTGGCCTGTGTCTTACCACGGGACATCAAAGACTGGTGCCGAAGGCATCATTGGAGATCACTACAAG CCAGGACCAGGGCAGGCCTATGGCAGGGGGATTTACTCCACACCGGACATAAGTGAGGCGAACCGCTACGCCAAAACGTTCACCTCCAGCAAGAATGGCAAGACGTACAAAGTGGTTCTGCAGAATCGAATCAACCCTGAGTACAGAAAGAAGTACGTTAACAACCTCTACTGGCTGGTTCCCATCCCAAAGGGAAATtcagaagatgaagagcaggagatGGTAGAGAGGGCCATCCGTCCTTATGGCCTTCTGCTGAAAGAGGTCTAA
- the LOC133955713 gene encoding uncharacterized protein LOC133955713 yields MVDRSIALEALGALCNGNVTSVQQQASPAFSPRANHHVGSRQNLSIKLLIPTVIDGDEHSQASRSCFNCIKSILEPSGRAFSPALDEPVVDIQKNLIMDEDEFFAPQYNYDFTNLTETETYWRGGEKYERPCGWYRFGLKVLDEYPGTTWLGTTYRSTQSSPGEWPVSYHGTSKTGANGIIGDHYKPGPGQSYGRGIYSTPDISEANRYAKTFTSSKNGKTYKVVLQNRINPAYRKKYVNNLYWLVPIPKGKSEDEEQEMVERAIRPYGLLLKEV; encoded by the exons ATGGTTGATAGAAGCATTGCACTGGAGGCTCTGGGAGCACTCTGCAACGGCAACGTGACGTCTGTCCAGCAACAAGCATCACCAGCTTTTTCGCCCAGAGCGAATCATCATGTGGGATCAAGGCAGAATCTGTCCATCAAGCTTCTCATCCCGACTGTCATTGATGGAGATGAACACTC CCAAGCGTCAAGATCCTGCTTCAACTGCATCAAGTCCATCCTGGAACCCAGTGGTCGAGCTTTCTCTCCTGCACTGGACGAACCGGTTGTTGATATCCAGAAGAATCTCATTATGGATGAGGACGAATTCTTTGCCCCACAGTATAACTATGATTTCACCAACCTGACTGAGACCGAGACCTattggagaggtggagagaagtACGAGCGTCCATGTGGTTGGTACCGATTTGGTCTCAAG GTGCTGGACGAGTATCCTGGGACTACCTGGCTGGGAACCACGTACCGTAGCACCCAGTCGAGCCCAGGGGAGTGGCCTGTGTCTTACCATGGGACATCAAAGACTGGTGCCAACGGCATCATCGGAGATCACTACAAG CCAGGACCAGGGCAGAGCTATGGCAGGGGGATTTACTCCACACCGGACATAAGTGAGGCGAACCGCTACGCCAAAACGTTCACCTCCAGCAAGAATGGCAAGACGTACAAAGTGGTTCTGCAGAATCGAATCAACCCTGCGTACAGAAAGAAGTACGTTAACAACCTCTACTGGCTGGTCCCCATCCCAAAGGGAAAAtcagaagatgaagagcaggagatGGTAGAGAGGGCCATCCGTCCTTATGGCCTTCTGCTGAAAGAGGTTTAA